Within the Bacteroidales bacterium genome, the region GTCATTCTCGGGTATTCGAACAAAGTACATGAAGGTTATATAGGTAATTCGGTTATTGGTGAATGGTGCAACATCGGCGCCGGTTCCAACGCATCCAACCTTAAGAATAACTTCGGAAATGTGAAGCTTTGGGATTATGCAACCGGGAAATTTGAAGATACCGAACTTCAGTTTTGCGGCCTGTTTATGGGCGACTATACTCGTTGTGGCATTAACACAATGTTTAATACAGGCACGGTGGTGGGTATATCGGCAAATATATACGGATCCGGTTTTCCAGGCAGTTTTATCCCGTCGTTCTCCTGGGGAGGAGCAGCCGGTTTTGAAACTTATCGCCTTTCTAACGCCCTGGATACGATTGAAAAGTGCATGGCCCTTCATCAAAAGCCGTTGGATGAAAATGACAGGAATATCATCAGCCAGCTGTTCACTCTTACAGGACGTTATCGTAAAACAATCTGATACTGGTAATTGCTTAAAATATTTTCATGGCATAGAGATTGTTACGTCTATTGGGATTATTTTAATCACCGATTGCTGACAATTTGTCTTTTTTTTTGTTTTAAACTCTCAGGAGGAAAAGTTACATTATGAGTAATTCGCACGTAAAGAAGGCCGCAGATTTGTTTTTATTACCCAATGAGGATACTGACTTCATTCCGTTGATTTCGGAAGAGGATGAAGAAAGTATTTCAATGACGAAAGTTCCCGATACGCTTCCCATATTACCTCTTCGCAATACTGTTTTATTCCCGGGGGTTATCATTCCCATTACCGTTGGCCGTGAGAAATCAATGCGGCTTGTCAGGGAAATCTACCAGAAAAATAAAATTATAGGAACAGTGGCTCAGAAGGATCCGAATATTGATGACCCTGAACCGGATGAAATGTATAATGTGGGTACAATGGCCCAGTTGCTGCGCATACTGGAAATGCCTGATGGATCCACATCGGTGATCATACAGGGAAAACGGAGGTTTGAAATTGACGAAATTGTCAGTACAGAGCCTTATTATGTAGCACGCGTTTCAGCCCTCGAAGATGTCAAGCCAAAAAGAAAGGACCATGAATTCGAAGCCATCGTCGGTTCGCTGAAAGACCTTTCGCTCAAAATGATCAAACTTTCAAGCAATATACCCCCTGAAACATCATTTGCTGTTAAGAACATAGAAAGCTCATCTTTCCTGATCAACTTCATCAGTTCGAACAGCGATATCCGCATGCATGAAAAGCAGCACCTGCTTGAACAAAACAATCTTAAAAAACGGGCCACAGCGCTGCTTCAATACCTGTCGAGAGAAGTGCAGATGCTTGAGCTGAAGCATGATATCCAGACCAAGGTTAAGATTGATATGGATCAACAGCAGCGCGAATATTTCCTGCACCAGCAGATGAAAACCATCCAGGATGAACTGGGTGGCAACCCTATTGAACAGGAAATTGAGGAGCTAAAGAACAGGGCTAAGAAAAAGAAATGGAGCAAGGAAATGGGCGTGTCCTTCATGAAAGAAGTAGACAAACTCAACCGGCTTAACCCGGCAACCGGCGAGTACTCCGTACAGCTGAATTATCTGCAGACGCTGCTGGAGTTACCATGGAACGAGTATACAAAAGATAATTTCGATCTGAAAAGAGCCCAGCGCATACTGGACAAGGATCATTTCGGACTTGAAAAGGTTAAGGAGCGGATCATCGAACACCTGGCAGTTCTTAAGCTGAAAGGGGATATGAAATCACCTATCATCTGCCTTTACGGTCCTCCGGGGGTGGGTAAAACATCGCTTGGCAAATCGGTGGCAAAAGCCCTGAACCGCAAATATATCCGTATGTCGCTCGGTGGTTTACACGATGAGGCTGAAATCAGGGGTCATCGCAAAACCTACATTGGTGCCATGCCCGGCCGGATTATCCAGAGCATCAGGAAAGCAAAATCATCAAACCCGGTATTTGTGCTGGATGAGATCGACAAGGTGGGAAAAGATTTTCATGGTGACCCTTCATCAGCGCTTCTTGAAGTACTCGATCCCGAGCAGAACAGCGCGTTCTATGATAATTTCATAGAGCATGAATTCGACCTTTCGAAAGTGCTTTTCATTGCCACGGCAAATACTACCACTACAATCAACCCGGCTTTGCTCGACAGGATGGAGCTTATCAATGTAAGCGGCTATATAATTGAAGAAAAGGTAGAGATAGCACGGCGACACCTGGTGCCCAAAGAACTTAGCAATCATGGACTGGACCCTGAAGCTGTGATCCTGTCGAAAAAGATACTGGAATACCTTGTCGAAAACTACAGCCATGAATCCGGCGTTCGCGAGCTGGATAAGACACTTGCCAAAATTATCAGGGTAATCGCCCGTAAGGTGGCCATGGAAGAAGATTTCAACAAACGGCTTACCGAGAAAGATATAGAGGAAATCCTTGGTGCACCGAAATATCTGAAGGATAAATACCAGGGTAATGAATTTGCCGGCGTGGTTACAGGACTTGCCTGGACAGCGGTAGGCGGAGAAATTCTTTTTGTTGAAACCAGCCTCAGTAAGGGGAAAGGCAACCTGACTCTTACCGGTAACCTGGGCGATGTGATGAAAGAATCGGCCGTCATTGCCCTTGAGTACATCAAGTCGCACAGCGACATGCTCGATCTGAAACCCGAGCTTTTTGAAAACTGGAATGTTCATATTCATGTTCCAGAAGGGGCCATACCCAAAGACGGTCCATCTGCCGGTGTTACAATGGCCACATCCATTGCTTCGGCCATGACTCAGAGAAAGGTTAAAGAAAATATTGCCATGACCGGTGAAATCACCCTTCGTGGCCGTGTTCTGCCTGTAGGCGGAATTAAAGAAAAAATCCTGGCAGCAAAGAGGGCGGAAATTAAAGAAATCATCCTGTCGGAAGACAATCGCAAGGATATCAGGGAAATTAATGAGATTTACCTTAAGGGCCTGAAATTTCATTATGTGAAGAATGTGATGGAAGTATTTCAGACAGCGCTGCTTAAGGACCAGGTAGCTAAACCTGTAATTTTTGCATAATACCGGTTATAAAACCTGATTCACCGATTTAAGGTTTGATTTGGGATACAATACGCCTTATTTTACACCTAAATTTTAAACTCTATGAAAATGGCACCAGGATTATTTTGGGGTGTGTTGCTGGTTCTGATTGGATTGGCAGCTATATTTCGCGTTGTTTTTGACGTGAACCTGTTCGGAATTCTATTTGCGTTCTTCCTTATTTTTGTCGGAATCAGCCTGCTTGTCGGCAAACCCTGGATGTTCAGGGGAGGGTATCATCACGACGAAAAAAATACAATGTTTGAGGAAAGAGCGGTGTTTGATCAGCCAAAAGATAATTCGGAATACAATGTGATCTTTGGCCGGTCGGTTTACGATTTTACCAATGTGCAATTTCCCGACAACGAACCTATCCGTATTAAAATCAACACAATCTTTGGAAATTCAGTTATAAAAATAAGCAAGAACTCTCCTGTAAAAATAAAGTCCGATGCAGTATTTGCCGGAGCAACCATGCCTGACGGCAACACCGTGGCCTTCGGTACTATTCAGTATAACACCGACACTTTCGGAGTAGCTCTTAACCAGCTCATTATTGACGCTCCTGTTGTTTTCGGAGCACTTCAGGTGAAGGCGGAGTGAAAACCTGCAGCATCGAAGACCAGTCAGCGTTTGAACATCCCGGGTGAAGTCTGTAATCGGTATTCGGTAATCGGTATTCGGTAATCAGTAATCGGTAATCAGTAATCGGTAATCGACAGTAATAGGCAGGATTAAAAGATGCAGGCGGCCCTTGCGGCCGCCCTTGCGTTTTATTATTTTTATATACCTTTACCCTTACTAATCATAGTTACTATGTACGATGACAAAATAAAGATAGCCATTTTCCCCGGTTCATTTGATCCGTTTACTATAGGACATGAATCGGTTGTCAGGCGTGCTCTCGATATGTTTGATAAGGTGATTGTGGGTATCGGATACAATACGACTAAAAACCGGTTTATACCCATAGAAGTTACTTCGGAAGGAATTCAGAAGGTTTTTGAGGATACAGGCGGGAGAGTGGAAGTTAAAATTTTCAAGGGACTCACTGTCGATCTCTGCCGCAAAGAACAGTCGCGTTACATCCTCAGGGGACTAAGAACGGCTGCCGATTTTGAATATGAGCGTGCCATTGCACAGACAAACAAAGCCATGTACCCCGAAATCGAAACGGTTTTCCTGTTGACCCTTCCGGAGCATACTCATGTAAATTCTTCTATTATCAGGGAAATCATTAAACAGGGCGGCGATGTGCGCCAATTTGTGCCTAAAAACTACGTAATTAAATAGGATGGGATTAAAATTCGCTGTTTCAATACTCGCGATTCTCAGCACATTATCTTCTTTTGCAGCCAGAGTCACACTTTATGGCAATGCACCGTCATATTCCGGCACAGAGCTTACATTTTACCGTGTCTCCGACTGGATTACCGGTACCGAGGTGAAGGCCGGTTCCTGTATTGTAAATGAAAAAGGGAATTTTACGACCGATATCGATCTGGATTTCACCTCCCAGATCATTACCTATATCGGCATTTACCAGGGATATTTTTTTGCCGAGCCTGGAAAATCATATGAGCTAATACTTCCCGAAAGGCGCGACAAATCGCCCGAAGATCAGCTGAATCCTTATTTCGAACCGGTAGAGATACATCTTGGCATGGCTAATTTCAAAAGTGATGATCTGAACATGCTCATCGTCATGTTTGATGATGCCTACATTCCTTATTATGATAAGCATGTGAACACCATTTATACCAAACCCGACTTCAAACAGATCGATAAAGATATAAGCCAGATTGAATCAGCCTTTTCGACATATGATAATTCATATTTCAAGAACTACAGGCTCTATCACTATGGAATGCTGAAAATGCTGGCTAACCGCCAGAGAGTTCAAAGCCTGTCCGATGAGTATTTCAATAATCACCCGGTTTTGTATAACAACACAGCGTATGGCGATTTATTCAACCAGGTGTTTGAAAAATATTTCATTCTGTTCAGCCGAAGTGATTTGGGTAAGAATATTTATGATGACATCAACCAGAAAGGCAGCTATCATGCTTTACTTCATACCCTTTCAAAATCAGGAAATTTCAGCAACGATACCCTGACAGAAATGGTTATCCTGAAAGAGATTCACGATGAATTTTATGGAACCCAGTTCTCACGCAACGGGTTGCTGAAACTTCTGGATACTCTCATACAGGTGACCCGAATTGGTGAGCATGAGATCATCGGAATGAATATCAGGCATAAAATCACCCGTCTTCTGGCTGGCTACGAGCCTCCGCCTTTTGAGTTACAGGATACACGAGGAAACCTCGTAAAGCTTTCCGATTTCAGGGGGAAATATGTCTACCTTAATTTCTGCACATGCCAGAGCTACAGCTGCCTGAATGAATTCAATATGCTGGCATCCATGCATCAGAGGATTGGGGATAAGCTCACCATCATTACAATCTCAACCGATCCGCAGGAAGAAGTGCTGAACCAGTTTTTACAAAAGAACAAGTACGACTGGGTTTTTCTGCATTACGACAAGCAGCCCGGGGTCATAAAAGACTATGATGTCAGGGCATTTCCAACGTATTTCCTGATAGGACCTGATGGTAAGCTGATTTACTCCCCGTCCGCGTCCCCGGCAGAGAATTTCGAGCAGAAGCTTTTTGATGTAATGAAATCGAGGGGCGATCTATAACAGGTTGGCAT harbors:
- the lon gene encoding endopeptidase La — encoded protein: MSNSHVKKAADLFLLPNEDTDFIPLISEEDEESISMTKVPDTLPILPLRNTVLFPGVIIPITVGREKSMRLVREIYQKNKIIGTVAQKDPNIDDPEPDEMYNVGTMAQLLRILEMPDGSTSVIIQGKRRFEIDEIVSTEPYYVARVSALEDVKPKRKDHEFEAIVGSLKDLSLKMIKLSSNIPPETSFAVKNIESSSFLINFISSNSDIRMHEKQHLLEQNNLKKRATALLQYLSREVQMLELKHDIQTKVKIDMDQQQREYFLHQQMKTIQDELGGNPIEQEIEELKNRAKKKKWSKEMGVSFMKEVDKLNRLNPATGEYSVQLNYLQTLLELPWNEYTKDNFDLKRAQRILDKDHFGLEKVKERIIEHLAVLKLKGDMKSPIICLYGPPGVGKTSLGKSVAKALNRKYIRMSLGGLHDEAEIRGHRKTYIGAMPGRIIQSIRKAKSSNPVFVLDEIDKVGKDFHGDPSSALLEVLDPEQNSAFYDNFIEHEFDLSKVLFIATANTTTTINPALLDRMELINVSGYIIEEKVEIARRHLVPKELSNHGLDPEAVILSKKILEYLVENYSHESGVRELDKTLAKIIRVIARKVAMEEDFNKRLTEKDIEEILGAPKYLKDKYQGNEFAGVVTGLAWTAVGGEILFVETSLSKGKGNLTLTGNLGDVMKESAVIALEYIKSHSDMLDLKPELFENWNVHIHVPEGAIPKDGPSAGVTMATSIASAMTQRKVKENIAMTGEITLRGRVLPVGGIKEKILAAKRAEIKEIILSEDNRKDIREINEIYLKGLKFHYVKNVMEVFQTALLKDQVAKPVIFA
- a CDS encoding LiaF domain-containing protein, with protein sequence MAPGLFWGVLLVLIGLAAIFRVVFDVNLFGILFAFFLIFVGISLLVGKPWMFRGGYHHDEKNTMFEERAVFDQPKDNSEYNVIFGRSVYDFTNVQFPDNEPIRIKINTIFGNSVIKISKNSPVKIKSDAVFAGATMPDGNTVAFGTIQYNTDTFGVALNQLIIDAPVVFGALQVKAE
- the coaD gene encoding pantetheine-phosphate adenylyltransferase, translating into MYDDKIKIAIFPGSFDPFTIGHESVVRRALDMFDKVIVGIGYNTTKNRFIPIEVTSEGIQKVFEDTGGRVEVKIFKGLTVDLCRKEQSRYILRGLRTAADFEYERAIAQTNKAMYPEIETVFLLTLPEHTHVNSSIIREIIKQGGDVRQFVPKNYVIK
- a CDS encoding TlpA disulfide reductase family protein produces the protein MGLKFAVSILAILSTLSSFAARVTLYGNAPSYSGTELTFYRVSDWITGTEVKAGSCIVNEKGNFTTDIDLDFTSQIITYIGIYQGYFFAEPGKSYELILPERRDKSPEDQLNPYFEPVEIHLGMANFKSDDLNMLIVMFDDAYIPYYDKHVNTIYTKPDFKQIDKDISQIESAFSTYDNSYFKNYRLYHYGMLKMLANRQRVQSLSDEYFNNHPVLYNNTAYGDLFNQVFEKYFILFSRSDLGKNIYDDINQKGSYHALLHTLSKSGNFSNDTLTEMVILKEIHDEFYGTQFSRNGLLKLLDTLIQVTRIGEHEIIGMNIRHKITRLLAGYEPPPFELQDTRGNLVKLSDFRGKYVYLNFCTCQSYSCLNEFNMLASMHQRIGDKLTIITISTDPQEEVLNQFLQKNKYDWVFLHYDKQPGVIKDYDVRAFPTYFLIGPDGKLIYSPSASPAENFEQKLFDVMKSRGDL